From one Drosophila subpulchrella strain 33 F10 #4 breed RU33 chromosome 3L, RU_Dsub_v1.1 Primary Assembly, whole genome shotgun sequence genomic stretch:
- the LOC119552718 gene encoding probable H/ACA ribonucleoprotein complex subunit 1: MRVAIISWIALATLMCIAEAQVPGQPEAMGAAQGGVGAAAGGGGQIGAQGGGAADAAQDGPEAGMAAGIGAGAEVGANAQAGGAGRRR, from the exons ATGAGAGTCGCGATAATATCCTGGATTGCTTTGGCCACGCTAATG TGCATCGCTGAGGCTCAAGTCCCGGGTCAACCCGAGGCCATGGGTGCCGCCCAAGGGGGCGTTGGCGCGGCGGCGGGGGGCGGTGGACAAATTGGAGCACAAGGCGGCGGAGCGGCCGATGCCGCCCAGGACGGACCCGAAGCCGGGATGGCCGCGGGCATTGGAGCGGGCGCCGAGGTGGGCGCCAATGCCCAAGCCGGAGGAGCCGGCCGAAGACGCTAA